The nucleotide sequence TCAATAACTAAACGGATCTGCAAACAGTGAAACGTAACAGAATTTTAAAGACCGTCATTATTGAATACATATACGAAGTTCAGTATGATCATCAGTGTATTATCTCACCAGTCTATcagcataaaatttgaaatcacttCTAGAGGTATTTctggaacatgaaaaaaacacaatgttaTATCTATCTATGTCAGCTCTACAGACGGACGGTAAATACATTCGAAACACTTACTTATCTCTCAAAATCGTCTGCAATTCTTTAACCTGATCATTCGTTGGCAATAACTTTAAATTAGGTCCATATTCATCAACATGTGTTTCGCACTTCTGCTTGATTAATTTGGGAGAACATCCGTTAATATTCGCCGTACTACCCATATGGTTGACTAGTGAAGTAATCAATCAcactaaaaaatttcttttgataaGTCACACTCTGAATattaaaaataccgaaaatcTAATCACGGCCACGCACGTTTGTCAAAGCGGTATTAAGAATTACAAAAGCACAATCGCAAGAACGAAATATTATTCAAAGATTACTTCTCATGAAAAGGTGTGTAACTTATTTTTACTTCAACACGAAACAGTGCTTTATGCCGTCACACACAACGTGATTAACTTAACTGaatgagagagaaagagaaaagagAACGACGATGTGAGGTCATCGTGAATATTCTATACGCGCTTCCTTCTTCAACGTATCACGTAAATACGtttggaaaacaaaataaagcaAACTTTTCCAAAAAGCTTAGTGCGCAATTACACTTTTAGGTGTTGGCCGCTGGAAAAGTAAACGAAATTAAAATGCCACTACACTGTACGCATTTCAAATCAATATCTGTAGCGTCTCTGTAAACACGAAACGAGTAGTACAGAAAACAGAAAATATCGAAACATATACGTGGAccatggaaaattcaaaattgtttcatttgttgTATGATCACTTCGTCAACTTCGTGGCAGCTAACCCTGACTACGAGCTTTCAAAGTTTTAGAAAGGAAATTCTATAATGTAGGTATAGcatcaatttctacaaaaaattgttgaccaAAAACCAGAACAATTCTAGGCCCGAAATTGACAGGTATAGGTAGAGTCGGTAGAGGCAAGAGgtacagaagaagaaaaacaagtttcaacatattttttaatttcaactccTGATTAGATTTAAGAGATAGGTAACAAGAGAAATTTGCTTCCGGGCTCGAGGCAGAAATATGTTGAGCGcacattagaaaaaatatacatctagaaaaaacattttccaagtggctctgaaaaaaatgaaaatgaaaggaTGAATTATACCTAACAAAGAAAGATATTTTCCAAATGCTTTCAAAAAGCATTGTAGACTAATATTcacgaaagttttcaaattttgccttttGTCTTTGCCAGCTCTTTTCAGAGACGTTTATTTTCTCTCTTGTCCGGTCGGCAATATGTACTATCTAAATAAATTCCCTTCCCGTCCCAATACTTCAGGAACTTCATCCCCTCGTCGTCATCAATCGTCATCAATGTAGTGtgtatttttacataatttcctGAGATAATTCACTGAAAGTGAAGTATGTGTAGTTGCTGTGGCACTTCTTTCTGAAAAACGATTTAAGTGTAGGCATGGTTTTACGTAATGATTATAGGGCTACAATATTCTTTACATATCGGAAAGTTTCCTTTACCTTCTTTCAGtcatcttccttttttttttttttagcgatttaaCCACGGAAAAGAAAAGAATCCATTTCAATTGTTTCGTTCAACAACGACTTCATCTAATGGTTAGGCTTAATTCAGATAACTGAAGTTATTTCAGGTTTAAAACCcttttcctttatttttatcCTTAATAATTGTTAATACCTAGGTATTATCTTTTTGtgataaagttgtaaaaactaaaccaaataaataaaaattgattgattgaaaaaatttgatttttgtacgCTTTCAGGGGCCGGAAAAAATTCGTTGATCGACGATGAAAAATTccttgattttaaaatatatgAAAGTTATTGTTATCAAACGTCACTCGCATATCATAAATACCAGTGTAAATGAAACAATGCATTATTTGAAGCAATATATTTCAATATACTCTCTAAATAAATACACAACTACAAAACAGAAGCAGTGCAAcgtataaaaatgaatttaaaaaactatgatCAATTAAAAAAGCATATTTAATGCGTACACTAAAcggtaaaaaattgtaaataaataagaataaagatgaaatgaaagcaTAAAGAAATTATTAGTAAATATAAAATGAAGCAAAGAGAGAGCAATATCTCTTAAATTTCATATAAGTATTATCACATTCAAGTTTACTAAACAATACATGGGTATAAGCACGTCTACGCATCAAAACAAGAAGAGTGAGTTTgcttattataaaataaatgcaATAACACGcttatttggcaaaattattattaaacgGAAATTCTTAAAGGTATGAAGCACACAAACGTGTAATAAAACACCGTATCAATGAAAAACCTACCTCAATGTATCTCATTTTGAAATGCATTGTGACAAGTACGTTATAATTTTAATAGGTCAGTTCTGTTCCCGTCACAAAAGTTATTTCTTTTGAACGAGTCATGAGtaattttgatttcgattttaaTGATGAATTATGATGACCAATGCATAAATATTCAGAATGGTTCAGTACCTTAATATGGCAACAAGTTAATGACCTAGAACTTTTTCTTGGTAAAACAATAAATTGGAACTTTGATAGTTTGTGAAATGTTTTCATCCCTGATCTCAATTACATACACACGAATAAAACATGTTCTTTACCATTTAAATTGCTTTGAAACATTATACTACaatacattattttattttttgtaattatttcaacactttttaaaatattattagcATTTAAAACGcagaagaaaaaacaacaatgaACTGAGTAAATAATTAACTATTTCATAACATGAAACTTTTTGTGCTATTTAAATTCGAATCTCCGTGCATTCCCTTTGCTTGTGAGAAACTATTCGATTCACGAACTGCAGCATTTAATGccaagaaataattttaaaataattatacataATTTTACAACCTGCAACTTGTATGAGAATCTTCAACATACAGTTGACAATGAAAACATAACACTGTGGAAGACAAAATTAGCGacattaatttaatttgaaaattatgattcgAATTGGGTAGTTTTCAGGTagttttggttttctttttggTAAATGTTCTTGAAGCGAGCCAAGTTTCAAACTAACgtgatcattattttttaagtaCACAATAACGTAATCTTCATAAAAGTAAGTGAAACGgggaataattcatttttcattcttccgTAGAGATGTCTTCTTTAGGATCTTCTGTCTCAtctttcatatcattttcattcTTTATACTTTCATGCTAAGAACCAAAAAGTAAAGTATCAGTATTTGTTCTTGAACTTATCAGATAAGTCAAGACATATCACACTGAATATTAATAGGTAAATAACATTAATTTCAAACGGAATAGCAGATTAGCagttattattatcatttttttaaagaagttaATTGCACCCTGAAATAACACAAGTTAAActtcaacacaatttttttcttaaaaagtctATTACGTTTCACCTCATCTAATATTTCATCAGATTCAACAAGAGGGGACTCCTCGATTTCATCAATGTTGTCTAACGACACTGCTTCTGCATTGCTATCATTCACAACATCTAAATTTTCTTCCGTACTATAATAAACAACGGTGGTAAGCAAAGCACAGAGTCGTAAAAGTTATTCCTGTAAGAAGcacttaaatttgattttctataACATGTTCGGGGGAAAGAAAACTCGGAATGGATCAAGGATTCGTGGGTAGGAATCGTGTCGCCTATTTACACCAGGTTGGGTTTAATCAAGTGCTTCATTTagaatgaaaaacaattattgaaTTAATACCGAAAAAACTACTCAATGCACTCACctctcgcgtatatcttcttTCACGTTGAATGATTCCGGTTTttcaaattcctgaaaaaattaattgatattatttacatttcacaactttttcagACAATCATCAAGTGATCTTAATTCTTAACGTTACCGAAGATCCGTTGACAACTCCATTTTCTCCGGTGTTCGAATtgtttgaagaatttaaaaatttctccaattcGTCTAATTCGTTGGCCATATCAAATTCTTCATAATCCTGTTTTAAAATAGAACCGTTAACTTCACCAATACATGACGTACTCATAGTTGAGTTGGAATTGCGAAATAtaatatgagaaaaatattaaatggaatacgaaaaaatatttgatgaaCGTTAGCAGTACACACGTACCCCACAGTAGTGATcgtcattgaaaatttgaggagGTAATGGGTACTTTGAATCCCTTGTTTTGCTGTTTTCTTGCATGAATTCTTTCTCATGTTCTTTACCTGGTTCAGTGATATCAATCAAATTATACTTAATGTTTTTGCTATCTAATATCATGGTGACTCTTTGCTGACGTTTCTTCACCTAAAAACAGATTGATTGAAAGCAACAATTTACGACGTGGCTCAACTTTTGATGAGGATAAATCAGAAAAGATTGAACTTTGTTTTAAAAGTTAGAGATACAGAATTAGGACTTTTGATATACTTTACAATACAGATAAGAATTTACCTCCTTATTGCCGGAAATCCCCGAAATATATACTCGAACAAccattttagatttttacaaattgacaACCATTAATACACAAAATTACTAGGTTTAAAATGTTCAATCAAATTCCAATATATCTGAATTATTGTATTAATTAGCGAAGGCGATACTCATCAGAATCATTCATATCACATCACCAATTCACCATAGAGATTTTTGAGgacctgaattttttcttccactCCACTTCTCTCCTCCCTCTTTCAGCTCAATTTTCTTCTGTTCCACTTCTTCCCTCTCGCAACAATTTCGAtaacaaaaattcgaaaattgactttcaaaaaatgattttaacgTTAACTTTGTTTATTTGACAACACTGTAATTTGTAATGGCAACATTAAAAAACAAGGTTCACAAAGAAAATTACAAGGTTTCCATTGCCGAATTGGATTggaattttaacctattttgtttttttatgtactttggTAGATGAGGTGAAGGTGAACATCGACCATCGTTATCaactttttctgtttttcattcaattggTCTTGatctgaaatataaaaataattctatttttCGTATTTCATTATTACGGAGGAATCGTGTAGATTATACAGTGAAGTTGAATGTGATACTTTTGTTTATGAGAAATGCCGGAGAGAAATTCATTGTATGAACATGCCTGGAAAGTTTATGAGCAACCGAACAGTGGTGAACCCGTTGCCGAAGATGGATACGTACCTCGTAATAGATATGCGAAACCCAATTTGTATGGTATCATGCCAGACATTACTGACACCAATTACAAAGTTTTAAATGATCCAATCTTGATTAAAAAGAAGCAAGAATTGCGAGCTGCTCTGAAGGAAGAATATAAGAAAAATGCTTATAATCCGTATAGGCAAGCAGCTGCCGCTGGCGGAGTTCCGGTAATTATTAAAAGTTCATCGTAATACGGTTTCATGAGTAGTCTTTGCAAGAGACAGTAATATTGCTGTTTAATGTTGCAGTTTGATTCCAATGTGCATCGTTATATCACCATGTTGAGAACACAGACGAGTTTTTTCCGCCCTACAGTCAGAACTACATTTCTTGGCGGAATGATGTATTTCGGGTGCCCGATGTTGCTATATTACTGGATTAAAACTGCTAAGGTGATTTGGATGTCTGTTTGATTTCCTTACCTCTCAATGGATGTGTTTTATTAATCAATGATTGTACTATTTGTTTTTAGGAAAAGGATGAAAAAGTGTACCGTTCTGGAGCAGTTGCTTATGCGGATAGACCATACAAATTTATGATTTAATTGTCTTCGAATTGATGGATAGTCTGTTAAATTGTATGAAATTACTTATCGTTAGTGTCCTGTGCAAATGTTAACTCtactttaaaaatgtttataaaactGTTTTGATTTCTGATGGGTTTTCTTCATGTTGCGCTTGTTTTTCATTATCTTTGAAATTCAAGTGCCAGAAATCTGAGAAATCCAGAATTCTTACCATTAGTAATCTCATGTGTTTGTGAATCATAATTTCATGATATTCCGTTCAAGATTCTAGGATGCCAGTAGTTAGTGAACGACTCAATATTCCCAATAAa is from Planococcus citri chromosome 1, ihPlaCitr1.1, whole genome shotgun sequence and encodes:
- the Sh3beta gene encoding SH3 domain-binding glutamic acid-rich protein homolog isoform X2, with the protein product MVVRVYISGISGNKEVKKRQQRVTMILDSKNIKYNLIDITEPGKEHEKEFMQENSKTRDSKYPLPPQIFNDDHYCGDYEEFDMANELDELEKFLNSSNNSNTGENGVVNGSSEFEKPESFNVKEDIRESMKV
- the ND-B15 gene encoding uncharacterized protein ND-B15, which translates into the protein MPERNSLYEHAWKVYEQPNSGEPVAEDGYVPRNRYAKPNLYGIMPDITDTNYKVLNDPILIKKKQELRAALKEEYKKNAYNPYRQAAAAGGVPFDSNVHRYITMLRTQTSFFRPTVRTTFLGGMMYFGCPMLLYYWIKTAKEKDEKVYRSGAVAYADRPYKFMI
- the Sh3beta gene encoding SH3 domain-binding glutamic acid-rich protein homolog isoform X1; amino-acid sequence: MVVRVYISGISGNKEVKKRQQRVTMILDSKNIKYNLIDITEPGKEHEKEFMQENSKTRDSKYPLPPQIFNDDHYCGDYEEFDMANELDELEKFLNSSNNSNTGENGVVNGSSEFEKPESFNVKEDIRESTEENLDVVNDSNAEAVSLDNIDEIEESPLVESDEILDEHESIKNENDMKDETEDPKEDISTEE